In Macrotis lagotis isolate mMagLag1 chromosome 8, bilby.v1.9.chrom.fasta, whole genome shotgun sequence, a single genomic region encodes these proteins:
- the LOC141495930 gene encoding 7-alpha-hydroxycholest-4-en-3-one 12-alpha-hydroxylase-like yields the protein MAFWVSVLAVLVTTVLIVLYRLGALRQRRAREPPLDKGLIPWLGHGRDFYNNASNFLKRMQERHGDIFTVQMAGRYITFVTDPFSFDAILKENRSKLDYSKFTSDLVYKVFEFQGQECHGNIMHNSTPKYLMSSGLVGLTQSVMDSLKILLLEAGADMRPELQEWKQEGLFHYCYSIVFRAGYLALFGNLTTNGKTDHAQDLLQSKKVFEEFRKLDTLFPQAFYSVLQPKEKQEMRRLKDFFWDILSPQHIMEKDNVSGWIRTAQEQQAEGGVPEKKQSQFNLVLLWVSQGNIGVVSFWVLFFLLKNPKALKAVKEEAESILKKMGQERRAGGVPINVEYSMLQQTPVLDSVIEETLRMVVTPFLTRSIIEDIILKMDDGREYALRQGDEVSIFPYLFLHRDPEIYPDPTTFKYDRFLNPDGSRKVAFYKQGRRIKPHMLQWGAGTTMCPGRFFALNEMKMFVFLMVTQYDIELVEQEVKMPSINVKRFGIGATQPIHDVQFRYRMCF from the coding sequence ATGGCATTCTGGGTTTCTGTGCTTGCAGTCCTGGTGACCACTGTCCTGATAGTGCTGTACAGGTTGGGGGCATTACGCCAAAGAAGAGCCAGAGAGCCCCCTCTGGACAAAGGCCTCATCCCCTGGCTGGGCCATGGCAGGGACTTCTATAACAATGCCTCCAATTTCCTGAAGAGGATGCAAGAACGTCACGGGGACATCTTCACTGTTCAGATGGCTGGACGATACATCACTTTTGTCACTGACCCTTTCTCTTTTGATGCCATTCTGAAGGAGAACAGAAGCAAGTTGGACTATTCCAAGTTCACATCTGACTTGGTGTACAAAGTCTTTGAGTTTCAAGGACAAGAATGTCATGGAAATATCATGCACAATTCCACCCCAAAGTACTTGATGAGTAGTGGATTAGTTGGTTTGACCCAGTCTGTAATGGATAGCCTGAAAATCCTTTTGCTGGAAGCGGGTGCAGATATGAGACCAGAACTCCAGGAGTGGAAGCAAGAAGGGTTATTTCATTACTGCTACAGCATTGTCTTTAGAGCTGGTTACCTAGCTTTGTTTGGGAACTTAACTACTAATGGCAAGACAGACCATGCTCAAGACCTTCTCCAATCCAAGAAAGTTTTTGAGGAATTCAGAAAACTTGACACTCTCTTTCCTCAAGCATTTTACTCTGTGCTCCAACCCAAGGAGAAGCAAGAAATGAGGAGACTTAAAGACTTTTTTTGGGATATTCTCTCTCCGCAACACATCATGGAAAAGGATAATGTGAGTGGATGGATCCGTACTGCTCAGGAACAGCAGGCTGAAGGGGGAGTGCCAGAGAAAAAACAAAGTCAGTTTAACCTTGTACTTCTCTGGGTGTCCCAAGGCAACATAGGTGTTGTGTCCTTCTGggtccttttcttcctcctgaagAACCCCAAGGCTCTGAAGGCTGTGAAGGAGGAGGCAGAAAGTATCCTCAAGAAAATGGGGCAGGAGAGAAGAGCAGGTGGGGTACCCATCAATGTTGAATATAGCATGCTTCAGCAGACCCCGGTGTTGGACAGTGTCATTGAGGAGACATTACGCATGGTGGTTACTCCTTTCCTGACCAGGTCCATCATAGAGGACATAATCTTGAAAATGGATGATGGCAGGGAGTATGCTCTCCGCCAAGGAGATGAAGTGTCCATCTTCCCTTACCTTTTCCTTCATAGGGATCCAGAAATCTACCCAGACCCAACTACCTTCAAATACGACCGTTTCCTAAACCCTGATGGCAGCAGGAAGGTAGCTTTCTACAAGCAAGGGAGACGGATCAAACCACACATGCTGCAATGGGGTGCTGGTACCACCATGTGTCCTGGGAGGTTCTTTGCCCTCAATGAGATGAAAATGTTTGTGTTCTTGATGGTCACACAATATGACATAGAGTTAGTTGAGCAGGAGGTGAAGATGCCTTCAATTAATGTGAAAAGATTTGGAATTGGTGCCACACAGCCAATACATGATGTTCAATTCCGATATCGAATGTGCTTCTAG